Proteins from one Arthrobacter sp. DNA4 genomic window:
- a CDS encoding HNH endonuclease signature motif containing protein, with product MGKAAVVRAFGEIRAALAVLNAEVGAVVDGAGAVPFSVADPLAGLADGCLEILAGSREVEAGIAAVKARAAVGYAESAAAVAGPDVPVQAQEMAVAAEIGCVLALGPRAAGSFLATSHAVTATLPRTLEALQAGVISWSHAVVMADETACLDAAGAAALEAHFLDPDAPDRARGCPVGQLPAHRFKAKARTWRERQQAGSIEQRHAKGVADRRVEFRPDQDGMAWLSAYLPADQAQAGWNRLTAAARGMQGPDEGRTMTQLRADTFANAILTNGTTVNDARLGAGTDQQSPIRAQVLVTVPVFSLMGQTDEPAMLDGYGPIPPSMARELVAGGAGSFYRVLVDPRDGAPLEIGRTSYRVTKAMRSWLRMRDGKCPFPGCCNNSLDNDADHILAWAKGGTTGISNLGQPCPKHHKLRHTTGWKPTPATKNEPPGWTSPTGRHYQSEHQDWEPTQWPPGWPSGFLPEDRNKPGESSLLEDALLQHLAV from the coding sequence ATGGGGAAGGCAGCGGTGGTGAGGGCTTTTGGGGAAATTCGTGCTGCCCTTGCCGTGCTGAATGCAGAGGTTGGTGCCGTGGTTGATGGGGCCGGTGCGGTGCCTTTTTCTGTTGCGGACCCGTTGGCTGGTTTGGCGGATGGTTGCCTGGAGATTTTGGCCGGGTCCCGTGAGGTTGAGGCCGGGATTGCTGCGGTGAAGGCCAGGGCCGCCGTTGGGTATGCGGAAAGCGCCGCTGCCGTTGCCGGGCCGGACGTGCCGGTGCAGGCGCAGGAGATGGCGGTCGCGGCGGAGATCGGCTGTGTGCTGGCTCTGGGGCCGCGGGCGGCGGGTTCGTTCCTGGCCACCTCGCACGCGGTCACGGCGACGTTGCCGCGGACGTTGGAGGCTTTGCAGGCCGGGGTGATCTCCTGGAGCCACGCGGTGGTGATGGCCGATGAGACAGCGTGTTTGGATGCCGCGGGGGCGGCGGCGTTGGAAGCCCATTTCCTGGACCCGGACGCACCGGACCGGGCGCGGGGGTGCCCGGTGGGGCAGCTTCCGGCGCACCGGTTCAAAGCCAAGGCCCGCACCTGGCGGGAACGCCAGCAGGCCGGGTCCATCGAACAACGCCACGCCAAAGGAGTCGCGGACCGGCGGGTGGAGTTCCGGCCGGACCAGGACGGGATGGCCTGGCTCTCCGCCTACCTGCCCGCGGACCAGGCCCAGGCCGGGTGGAACCGGCTCACGGCGGCCGCCCGTGGCATGCAGGGACCGGATGAAGGCCGCACAATGACCCAGCTCCGGGCCGACACCTTCGCCAACGCGATCCTCACCAACGGCACCACAGTCAACGATGCCAGGCTCGGCGCGGGAACTGACCAGCAATCTCCGATCCGGGCGCAGGTGCTGGTCACCGTCCCGGTGTTCTCCCTGATGGGCCAGACCGACGAGCCGGCGATGCTGGACGGGTACGGCCCCATCCCGCCGTCAATGGCCCGGGAACTGGTGGCCGGTGGTGCGGGGTCGTTCTACCGGGTGCTGGTGGACCCGCGGGACGGGGCACCATTGGAAATCGGCCGAACAAGCTACCGGGTCACCAAAGCCATGCGGTCCTGGCTGCGAATGCGGGACGGGAAGTGCCCGTTCCCGGGCTGCTGCAACAACTCCCTGGACAACGACGCCGACCACATCCTCGCCTGGGCCAAGGGCGGCACCACCGGAATCAGCAACCTGGGACAGCCCTGCCCCAAACACCACAAACTCCGCCACACCACCGGATGGAAACCCACACCCGCCACCAAGAACGAACCACCCGGCTGGACCTCACCCACCGGCCGCCACTACCAAAGCGAACACCAGGACTGGGAACCTACTCAATGGCCTCCGGGGTGGCCGTCGGGGTTCTTGCCCGAGGACCGCAACAAGCCTGGAGAATCGAGCCTTCTGGAAGATGCCCTCCTCCAGCACCTTGCCGTGTGA
- a CDS encoding dihydrofolate reductase family protein, whose amino-acid sequence MSMSLDGFVAGPDQSRENPLGKRGLELHGWHIGDPRANEANGVAADWLMRPRGAYVMGRNMFGPVRGDWDEDWSGWWGPEPPYHAPVFVLTHYPHDPIQMEGGTTFHFVSDGFDAAYAAAVEAAGGKGVDIAGGASTVRQALAAGVIDELTLDIAPVLLGSGERIFDGMETFGFEPVEVLHSPLATHIRYRRTPH is encoded by the coding sequence ATGTCAATGTCCCTGGACGGGTTCGTCGCCGGGCCTGACCAAAGCCGCGAGAACCCGCTGGGCAAGCGGGGGCTGGAACTCCACGGCTGGCACATCGGGGATCCCCGCGCCAACGAGGCCAACGGGGTCGCGGCTGATTGGCTGATGCGCCCGCGGGGCGCCTACGTGATGGGCCGGAACATGTTTGGTCCCGTCCGCGGAGACTGGGACGAGGATTGGAGCGGATGGTGGGGCCCCGAGCCGCCCTACCATGCACCGGTGTTCGTCCTCACCCATTACCCGCATGATCCGATCCAGATGGAGGGCGGGACAACCTTCCACTTTGTCAGCGACGGCTTCGATGCGGCGTACGCAGCGGCGGTCGAGGCGGCCGGGGGCAAGGGAGTGGATATCGCCGGCGGAGCATCCACCGTCCGACAGGCGCTGGCCGCCGGCGTGATTGACGAGCTCACCCTGGACATCGCTCCGGTTTTACTCGGTTCGGGAGAACGGATTTTTGACGGAATGGAAACCTTCGGCTTCGAACCGGTCGAGGTGCTCCACTCGCCACTGGCCACCCACATCCGCTACCGGCGGACGCCCCACTAG